The following proteins are encoded in a genomic region of Maribacter hydrothermalis:
- a CDS encoding GSCFA domain-containing protein, translating into MKLLTQIPLSKTANTIDYNSQLVLLGSCFSKNIGEKLNHFKFQNTQNPFGIIFHPLAIEKLIQKAVQQDVYREEDIFHMNERWHCFDAHSCLSNTSKEKLLAALNEAVNSTGAQLKKASHVIITLGTAWLYRNTNSMQVVANCHKVPQSNFTKELLDVHKVTESLRRTIAMVRSVNSTAQFIFTVSPVRHLKDGFVENQLSKAHLITGIHKVLIQDKISYFPSYEIMMDELRDYRFYGKDMIHPNEIAIDYIWVKFVEVWMEDSIYDTMLKVDEIQRSLKHSAFNPDGEAHQKFLTSLRGKIAYIKKKYPFMDFNLKEA; encoded by the coding sequence ATGAAATTATTAACCCAAATACCCTTATCAAAGACAGCAAATACTATTGACTATAATAGTCAACTAGTGTTGTTAGGTTCATGTTTTTCTAAGAATATTGGAGAAAAATTGAATCATTTTAAATTTCAAAATACACAGAATCCTTTTGGAATTATATTTCATCCGTTAGCCATAGAAAAATTGATTCAAAAAGCTGTGCAGCAAGATGTTTATAGAGAGGAGGATATTTTTCATATGAATGAAAGATGGCATTGTTTTGATGCACATTCCTGTTTAAGTAATACCTCCAAAGAAAAACTACTTGCGGCATTAAATGAAGCGGTAAATAGTACTGGTGCTCAATTGAAAAAGGCAAGTCATGTAATCATTACCTTAGGTACGGCTTGGTTGTATCGTAATACAAATAGTATGCAAGTTGTTGCAAATTGCCATAAAGTTCCTCAATCGAATTTCACCAAAGAATTGCTAGATGTGCATAAGGTTACAGAAAGTTTAAGACGAACAATAGCTATGGTTCGTTCAGTGAATTCTACTGCTCAATTTATTTTTACTGTGTCACCTGTACGACATTTAAAAGATGGTTTTGTTGAAAATCAATTGAGTAAAGCGCATTTAATTACTGGTATTCATAAAGTGTTGATTCAAGATAAAATCTCTTATTTTCCAAGCTATGAAATAATGATGGATGAGTTGCGAGATTATCGTTTTTACGGGAAAGACATGATTCATCCAAATGAAATAGCAATTGATTATATCTGGGTGAAATTTGTTGAGGTGTGGATGGAGGATAGTATATATGACACCATGTTGAAGGTAGATGAGATACAACGTAGTTTAAAGCATAGCGCTTTTAATCCAGATGGAGAGGCCCATCAAAAATTCTTAACATCGCTAAGGGGTAAAATTGCGTATATAAAGAAGAAATATCCGTTTATGGATTTTAATTTAAAGGAAGCATGA